Below is a window of Cheilinus undulatus linkage group 8, ASM1832078v1, whole genome shotgun sequence DNA.
TTAggatgtttctttatttttgcccaCTAAATTACAGCGAGTTTTTCCTGAATAATTTATAAGTAATTTTTGGGGTGGGGTTAAATTGCCCTCTAATTACCACACAATCAACTCAATATAAccaggaattacttgataactAATAAATTATTACAAATGAGATATTTCCTTAATCTACAATATTTCTGTTAAATGCCAACCGTAGTCCTGAGAAATCACCAGATTATTACATTTATGAATATCAAATCTTTGGTTAATTATCAActggtcagtaacatgactgggtataaaaggagcatttaggAGTTAAATGCAGGGGctactgcattaaaaacagccatgatTCTGtcctgaaatcactgcatgggctcaggaaccttccagaaatcatcatctGTCCACACAGtcggccgtgccatccaccaatgacagctggacagctggatcatggagagaagaagccagatGTGAACAGGAACCAGAACCAccgtggtccgtcttctctggaccaaagctcatttaacatggactgaggaaacatggaaaactgttctgtggtcagaggaaacatggaaaactgttctgtggtcagaggaaacatggaaaactgttctgtggtcagaggaaacatggaaaactgttctgtggtcagaggaaacatggagaactgttctgtggtcagaggaaacatggagaactgttctgtggtcagaggaaacatggagaactgttctgtggtcagaggaaacatggagaactgttctgtggtcagaggaaacatggagaactgttctgtggtcagaggaaacatggagaactgttctgtggtcagaggaaacatggagaactgttctgtggtcagaggaaacatggaaaactgttctgtggtcagaggaaacatggaaaactgttctgtggtcagaggaaacatggaaaactgttctgtggtcagaggaaacatggagaactgttctgtggtcagaggaaacatggagaactgttctgtggtcagaggaaacatggagaactgttctgtggtcagaggaaacatggaaaactgttctgtggtcagaggaaacatggaaaactgttctgtggtcagaggaaaccatggaaaactgttctgtggtcagaggaaaccatgGAGAGGGAGCGTCCAGCTGGTTATCCTGGTGGTATGTTGCTGCATTAGACAGCgtctctgtttttattacatttaccGGTTTCTGTTTTGGAATTGGagtgaaaataattttagaTAAAACAGCTGAGTAGAAATTGTTGTGAACAGCTTGTGCATCTTAGTTTCATTTCATGTTCAAAGTTTTTCAGATTTGTTAAAAGAGTTAGTAAGTTTTATGAAGAATGTCTTATTTGTTAACAATTTATCTGATTATTTACTTTCTTATTTATTAATGCATCTATTTAGTTACTCTATCATTTATTAATACacctatttttttattaatttatctaGTAATTTACCTATTTATGTATTTACTtaataatttaactttttattcacttatctattttttaatttacttacatttttatgtatttattcatctatttaACCTATTATTTTTTCCTTACTATGCCATCTTCTTGAGCCTCTTCACAGGTGTTTTATGTCTTCAGTCCCATCAGCTGTAATCAGCTGTAAGCCGTTCTCTATTGTTCAGTCATATTCTCTGTCCCtacaattaaaacagaatttttccttttgtcttaAGTGTAGAAACAGGATGAAAGTGAACGAGTAGATCAAGGACTCAAAGTCgagtttaacatatttaatattttaatgaaaaaatataatttgactttatttacaTCATATGTACAAATAAACCTCCATGTAATCTATGTGTAAAAATTCagataatatatataatataaaaaaaacactttcacaaGAACTGGCAGAACACCTGAGTCAGCACAAGAACGTGCTGAGTCAGCAGAAACCTGACTGCAGGATTACAGGGCTGCAGCCTTCACAGGATTCTGCTGGTTTAACAGGAAGTCCTCAGCAGACATGGAGCATGTGAGGAGGGTTCTCTGAGTCCTGATCCACCTGAAGAACAAAGACAAGGTTCTGGATCAATAACCTGATCACTTATTGATACTGTATGTTGTTAATCTTATTTTTCAGTTCatctttaacattttcttatcTAAGTCATTTAATAAAACCGTATCCTGTATCAACACATATATGTTTCATTGTTTATATTAACTTTATATTTTCTAgatcaatctttatttataaatatcTCTGTATTGTTGGAaaacaaacattatttaaagctgtagaacagacaggaagtgggcGGGGCTGACCTCGGTGTAGGCGGGTGGAGGAGGGTAGTAGCGTTCTGGCGCCCTCATGAACAGCCCCCCGTCGTCGTCATCATCTCCATCGTAGTCATGGAGCAGCGGCGTGAGCGTGCCGTCGCCCCTCAGGTCTCGGTGGATGTTGCTGTAGCTGGGGGGGGCGGGGGGTAGGGACGCCCAGCTGCTGAGTGACCCCGCCCCCTGGCTGCTCATGCTGCTCGTCCTGCTGCCCACGCCGCTGAACGGGATCGTCCCGACGACCAGCGGCAGCTCCACCGCCAGCTTCTCACTGCCAGGGACGTGCAGGTAGATCTGTGGAGGCGTGGCCTGTTAGCGTGTTTACCTCATCAGTGTATGTGGTCAGAGTTTACTGGAATAAACCTAGCTGTTTAACAATTACTGttcaaaaatatgactgaaactgaaaactgaaaaaaaagaaacatgtcCTCTTTCAGGACGTTCAGATTAAAATGAGAAGATAACAAagtttttatgttgcttttggtttctttttttattttattttagaataataaaaatcaaccctttcagttttcattttattttgtttttttgtgctcagatcaaagaacagaacactgatgatgtaacattctttccTACACATCTTCCCACTTaaagaaaagaatgttacatcaccagtgttgTTATTTGATCTTCCTCTTTTATCTGAGCACAAAAATCACAacatttgatgatgtcatcagtgtGACTCACCATGAGGGCGTAGTCCACCCTGATGATATCACAGCCCAGCAGCGTGGGCTTCAGTTTGGGCACTCGAATCGTCTTTCCCTGCCACATGTCGCACATCCCCGAGATGATGTGGTTCCCCCTCGCCGCCGCCAGCTTCTGTCGCAGCACCTGTCATGTccaaggtcagaggtcaaacagAGTCGTATGCATGGCTTCCTCTTAATCTGACAGGAAGTGACGTCATGGTCATACCTTTGTTCGTCCGTCTGCGACGTAGGTATGTTTGGCGATGATGGCGGCCTTGGGTACAACGATGCGTGAACAAGTGTTCTCAAACTTGGCGTTGATGTTGATGTCCTCGCCCTCGCAGAAGCCCTTCCTGTCGATCTGAGCTGTGATTGACACCTGTCCGTCAGGGATGAACATGCAGGTGACCTTCTTCTGAGCCGAGGCCAGAGCCGGAGCCTGATGTGGGCGGAGCAAGTTAATGAGTGTTTCAGACATTGTTGGTTCTCACTGGTTAAAAGGATGATTGAGGATGTGAAGGTCTGAGTgttgattgattttatttagctcatcatttaaaacataaaactgtAGGCAGCATGGCGGCGTGTTTTTACCAGCAGGTCTGGCCTGTTGACGTCCAGCGGCTCCTCAACCTCAAACTCACGCTCACACTGCAAAGAATTCTGGGAAGGTCGGTCCAGTGACGCCCGCACATAGTAACGAACTGAGCCGAACTTTCCTTTATAGGACGACACAAGACGCCTGAAATAGAC
It encodes the following:
- the LOC121513942 gene encoding thioredoxin-interacting protein-like; the encoded protein is MVLSNGSKPQVFRIRFSDPTRSFYSSGDKLSGCIELEAANTCRVTRLIVSAAGCARVEHRGGKKRKNCCQEVEYLKYEEVLRLEAELSKDSDGYFLLQAGKMYNFLFGFELPAAGRLVSSYKGKFGSVRYYVRASLDRPSQNSLQCEREFEVEEPLDVNRPDLLAPALASAQKKVTCMFIPDGQVSITAQIDRKGFCEGEDININAKFENTCSRIVVPKAAIIAKHTYVADGRTKVLRQKLAAARGNHIISGMCDMWQGKTIRVPKLKPTLLGCDIIRVDYALMIYLHVPGSEKLAVELPLVVGTIPFSGVGSRTSSMSSQGAGSLSSWASLPPAPPSYSNIHRDLRGDGTLTPLLHDYDGDDDDDGGLFMRAPERYYPPPPAYTEVDQDSENPPHMLHVC